One region of Camelus bactrianus isolate YW-2024 breed Bactrian camel chromosome 20, ASM4877302v1, whole genome shotgun sequence genomic DNA includes:
- the RIPK1 gene encoding receptor-interacting serine/threonine-protein kinase 1 isoform X3, whose translation MWSKLTKEEHNEEKKASSASQKNGGTLHYMAPEHLNDVNAKPSEKSDVYSFAIVLWAIFANKEPYENAICEQQLIVCIKSGNRPSVGDIIEHCPREVIGIMKQCWDVNPEDRPTFAGIEEKFRPFYSNQLEENVEEDVKSLKKEYPGQNAIVKRMQSLQIDCVAVPPSRSNSATEQPSSLHSSQGFRIGPVEESWFAPSLEHEQEENELSLQSKLQEEANYHLYGSRMDRRTKEQPRQNAAYSREEEKRRRVSHDPFAQQRPYEAAQNPGIKGPACSGATSHGNATHQPAGLTSQPRLLYWSNGSCSPHGFGTRPLDLGAAGPRVWYRPNPGHMPSLYKTPVPETNLLGNTPTIPFSSLPSRDESVKYTIHSSSGIQIGDHNYMEIGATSSSVLDSMFVNVKEEPASKYQDIFGNSTSLTDKHLDPVRENLGKHWKNCARKLYFTESQIDEIDHDYERDGLKEKVYQMLQKWLMREGNKGATVGKLAYALYQCSRIDLVNYLINISQN comes from the exons ATGTGGAGTAAGCTGACTAAAGAGGAGCATAACGAGGAGAAGAAAGCGAGCAGCGCCTCTCAGAAGAACGGCGGCACCCTCCACTACATGGCCCCCGAGCACCTCAACGACGTCAACGCCAAGCCCTCGGAGAAGTCGGACGTGTACAGCTTCGCCATAGTGCTCTGGGCCATATTTGCGAATAAGGAGCCATATGAGA ATGCCATCTGTGAGCAGCAGCTGATCGTGTGCATTAAATCTGGGAACAGGCCGAGCGTCGGGGACATCATTGAGCACTGCCCCAGGGAGGTCATCGGCATTATGAAGCAGTGCTGGGACGTGAACCCAGAGGACCGGCCAACGTTTGCTG gcATTGAAGAAAAATTTAGACCTTTCTATTCAAatcaattagaagaaaatgtagaagaGGATGTGAAGAGTTTAAAG AAGGAATATCCAGGCCAAAACGCAATTGTGAAGAGAATGCAGTCTCTCCAAATTGACTGTGTAGCAGTACCTCCAAGCAGGTCCAATTCGG CCACAGAACAGCCCAGTTCGCTGCACAGTTCACAGGGATTCAGGATAGGTCCTGTGGAGGAGTCCTGGTTTGCTCCCTCCCTGGAGCATGAGCAGGAGGAGAATGAGCTCAGCCTGCAGAGTAAACTCCAGGAGGAAGCCAACTACCACCTGTATGGCAGCCGTATGGACAGGCGCACAAAAGAGCAGCCCAGACAGAACGCAGCTTACAGtagagaggaggagaagagacGAAGGGTCTCCCATGACCCTTTTGCACAGCAGAGACCTTATGAGGCTGCTCAGAACCCAGGGATAAAAGGCCCCGCTTGTTCCGGTGCAACCAGTCACGGCAATGCAACACACCAACCAGCAGGGCTCACCAGCCAACCCCGTTTACTATACTGGAGCAATGGATCATGTAGTCCACACGGGTTTGGAACAAGACCATTGGATCTGGGAGCAGCAGGTCCAAGAGTTTGGTATAGGCCAAATCCAGGCCATATGCCAAGCCTGTATAAAACTCCAGTGCCTGAGACCAACCTACTGGGAAACACACCCACCATTCCATTCAGCTCCTTGCCATCAAGAG ACGAGTCTGTAAAATATACCATACACAGCAGTTCTGGCATTCAGATTGGAGACCATAACTATATGGAGATCGGTGCAACGAGTTCTTCCGTCCTGGACAGCATGTTCGTGAACGTGAAGGAAGAACCAGCTTCTAAGTACCAAGATATCTTTG GTAATAGCACTAGTCTGACTGATAAACACCTGGACCCAGTCAGGGAAAATCTGGGAAAGCACTGGAAAAACTGTGCCCGTAAGCTGTACTTCACTGAATCTCAGATTGATGAAATTGACCATGACTATGAGCGAGATGGACTAAAAGAAAAGGTTTACCAGATGCTCCAAAAGTGGCTGATGAGGGAAGGCAATAAGGGGGCCACAGTGGGAAAACTGGCCTATGCACTCTACCAGTGTTCAAGAATAGACCTTGTGAACTATTTGATAAACATCAGCCAGAACTAA